One Rhizobiales bacterium GAS188 DNA window includes the following coding sequences:
- a CDS encoding BirA family transcriptional regulator, biotin operon repressor / biotin-[acetyl-CoA-carboxylase] ligase, protein MTGPTEAFALGKAAADAGYRLEAHDEVVSTNDLALGRARDGSLSRLWVVAHRQTGGRGRHGRVWASPSGNLYASLVLIDPCENARAPELGFVAGLALFEAASALTGLHHPRLSLKWPNDLLIDGAKCAGILLEGHRLANGAFALIIGIGVNVTQAPQEAMSLHAFAPDATPARLLPLLSDEFARVFADWAQAPSSSDAHFMAWGQRAHGIGSQVRVKLPKGDVVGLFHGLDRGRLILDTSEGRKTLDAGDLYVLDAGVASRRALA, encoded by the coding sequence ATGACGGGGCCGACCGAGGCATTCGCGCTCGGGAAAGCGGCTGCCGATGCCGGCTATCGGCTCGAGGCGCATGACGAGGTCGTCTCCACCAATGATCTCGCTCTAGGGCGGGCTCGCGACGGCTCACTCTCGCGGCTCTGGGTGGTGGCGCACCGTCAGACCGGCGGGCGCGGCCGCCATGGCCGGGTCTGGGCCTCGCCTTCCGGCAATCTGTATGCGAGCCTCGTCCTGATCGATCCTTGTGAGAACGCAAGAGCCCCGGAATTGGGGTTCGTCGCGGGCCTCGCACTCTTCGAGGCGGCGAGCGCCTTGACCGGACTTCACCATCCGCGCCTGTCGCTCAAATGGCCGAACGACCTTCTGATCGACGGGGCGAAATGCGCCGGTATCCTTCTCGAGGGGCACCGCCTCGCCAATGGCGCCTTCGCCTTGATCATCGGGATCGGCGTCAATGTCACGCAGGCGCCGCAAGAGGCCATGAGTCTTCATGCTTTTGCGCCCGACGCCACACCCGCCCGGCTCCTGCCGCTCCTGTCGGATGAATTCGCGCGTGTCTTTGCCGACTGGGCGCAAGCGCCGTCCTCGTCGGATGCGCATTTCATGGCCTGGGGGCAGCGGGCGCACGGCATCGGTTCGCAAGTACGTGTCAAATTGCCGAAAGGCGATGTGGTCGGGTTGTTTCACGGGCTCGACCGAGGTCGCCTGATCCTCGACACGTCGGAGGGCCGCAAGACCCTCGATGCCGGAGATCTCTACGTGCTAGACGCCGGCGTGGCATCGCGCCGCGCCCTCGCCTGA
- a CDS encoding NADH dehydrogenase subunit N, whose product MTAVALPSLANILPELVLAIGALALLMVGAFQGLRSVNLVHGAAFAILIIAALATFLQPAVTATAFNGAFITDDFSRFMKIVTLLGAAATLALAIDDMSGARTKRFEFAILVLLSSLGMLLMISANDLIALYLGLEMSSLSLYVLAAIDRENAKASEAGLKYFVLGALSSGMLLYGASLIYGFTGTVSFSGIAAAVKADTGPGLIFGLVFLMAGLAFKISAVPFHMWTPDVYEGAPTPVTAYFAATNKIAAMALTTRVLIQGFGADASQWRQIVVFIAIASMALGAFAAIGQRNLKRLMAYSSIGHVGYALVGLSANTQDGVNGVLIYMAIYMAMTVGTFACILAMRTKDGPVETIDDLAGLSKSQPGFAFVLMVLMFSLAGVPPLAGFWAKWYVFSAAVDAGLVPLAVIGFLTSVVGAYYYLRIIKVMYFDDGPRRFEPLSGVLKALLAITGALVILGGLMPAPIVSAAAAAAKSLF is encoded by the coding sequence ATGACGGCCGTCGCGCTTCCCTCGCTCGCCAACATCCTTCCCGAGCTTGTGCTCGCGATCGGGGCATTGGCGCTGCTCATGGTCGGAGCCTTCCAGGGGCTGCGGTCGGTCAACCTCGTCCACGGCGCGGCCTTCGCGATCCTCATCATCGCGGCGCTGGCGACGTTCCTTCAGCCTGCGGTGACCGCGACCGCCTTCAACGGCGCCTTCATCACCGATGACTTCTCGCGCTTCATGAAGATCGTCACTTTGCTCGGCGCGGCCGCCACGCTGGCGCTGGCGATCGACGATATGAGCGGGGCGCGCACCAAGCGCTTCGAGTTCGCGATCCTCGTGCTGTTGTCGTCGCTGGGCATGCTGCTGATGATCTCGGCGAATGATCTCATCGCACTGTATCTCGGCCTCGAAATGTCGAGCCTGTCGCTCTACGTGCTGGCGGCGATCGATCGCGAGAATGCCAAGGCGAGCGAAGCGGGGCTCAAATATTTCGTGCTCGGCGCCTTGTCGTCGGGCATGCTGCTCTACGGTGCCTCGCTGATCTACGGCTTCACTGGGACGGTGAGCTTCTCAGGCATTGCGGCCGCCGTGAAGGCCGATACCGGGCCCGGCCTGATCTTCGGCCTCGTCTTCCTGATGGCGGGTCTCGCCTTCAAGATCTCGGCGGTGCCCTTCCATATGTGGACGCCCGATGTCTATGAGGGCGCCCCCACCCCCGTCACCGCTTATTTCGCCGCCACCAACAAGATCGCCGCGATGGCGCTGACGACGCGCGTGCTGATCCAGGGCTTCGGCGCGGACGCGTCGCAATGGCGCCAGATCGTGGTGTTCATCGCCATCGCCTCCATGGCGCTCGGCGCCTTCGCGGCCATCGGCCAGCGCAACCTGAAACGGCTGATGGCCTATTCGTCGATCGGCCATGTCGGCTATGCGCTGGTCGGCCTCTCCGCCAACACGCAGGACGGGGTGAACGGCGTCCTCATCTACATGGCGATCTACATGGCCATGACGGTCGGGACCTTCGCCTGCATCCTCGCCATGCGCACCAAGGACGGTCCCGTCGAGACCATCGACGATCTCGCCGGCCTCTCGAAATCGCAGCCGGGCTTTGCCTTCGTGCTCATGGTGCTGATGTTCTCGCTTGCCGGCGTGCCGCCGCTCGCCGGCTTCTGGGCGAAATGGTACGTGTTCTCCGCCGCCGTCGATGCCGGCCTCGTGCCGCTCGCGGTGATCGGCTTCCTGACGAGCGTTGTCGGCGCCTATTACTATCTGCGCATCATCAAGGTCATGTATTTCGACGATGGCCCGCGGCGCTTCGAGCCCTTGTCGGGCGTGCTGAAGGCCTTGCTGGCGATCACCGGCGCCCTGGTGATCCTGGGCGGCCTCATGCCGGCACCGATCGTCTCGGCCGCCGCCGCGGCGGCAAAGTCCCTGTTTTGA
- a CDS encoding NADH dehydrogenase subunit M yields MPGVLSGLLILPLIGVALLLFVRGEDEAALSNIRYITLFTTLVNFLLSLIAWWQFDPANSSFQLVEQTSWISSTITFKLGVDGYSLPFVLLTTFLMPFCILASWTSIDRRVREYMIAFLILETLMIGVFVALDLVLFYLFFEGGLIPMFLIIGVWGGKRRIYASFKFFLYTLLGSVLMLIAVMAMWKTAGTTDIAALLAYHFPPAMQTWLWLAFFASFAVKMPMWPVHTWLPDAHVEAPTAGSVILAAILLKMGGYGFIRFSLPMFPDASQYFAPLIYALSIIAIIYTSLVALMQDDMKKLIAYSSVAHMGFVTMGLFSMTEQGIEGAMFQMVSHGLVSGALFLCVGVVYDQTHTREIAAYGGLVHKMPLYAAAFMVFTMANVGLPGTSGFVGEFLTLVGTFRANSWVAFFATFGVILSAAYALWLYRKIIFGKLTKPELANMLDLSPREIWIMAPLVALVIFYGVRPGVILEAFSAPTEALLKSTGLALGAVKAAALAVQ; encoded by the coding sequence ATGCCTGGCGTACTCAGCGGTCTTCTCATCCTGCCGCTCATCGGCGTGGCGCTGCTCCTGTTCGTGCGCGGCGAGGACGAGGCGGCGCTCTCCAATATCCGCTACATCACCTTGTTCACGACGCTCGTGAACTTCCTCTTGTCGCTCATCGCCTGGTGGCAGTTCGATCCGGCGAACTCCTCTTTCCAGCTCGTCGAGCAGACCTCGTGGATCTCCTCCACGATCACCTTCAAGCTCGGCGTCGACGGCTATTCCTTGCCCTTCGTCCTGCTGACGACCTTCCTGATGCCGTTCTGCATCCTCGCCTCCTGGACCTCGATCGACAGGCGGGTGCGCGAATACATGATCGCCTTCCTGATCCTCGAGACCCTCATGATCGGCGTCTTCGTGGCCCTCGATCTCGTGTTGTTCTACCTGTTCTTCGAGGGCGGGCTGATCCCGATGTTCCTCATCATCGGGGTCTGGGGCGGCAAGCGGCGCATCTATGCGAGCTTCAAATTCTTCCTCTACACGCTGCTCGGCTCGGTGCTGATGCTGATCGCCGTGATGGCGATGTGGAAGACGGCGGGCACCACCGATATCGCGGCGCTGCTCGCCTATCATTTCCCGCCCGCCATGCAGACCTGGCTCTGGCTCGCCTTCTTCGCTTCCTTCGCGGTGAAGATGCCGATGTGGCCGGTCCATACCTGGTTGCCCGACGCGCATGTCGAGGCGCCGACCGCGGGCTCGGTCATCCTCGCCGCCATCTTGTTGAAGATGGGCGGTTACGGCTTCATCCGCTTCTCGCTGCCGATGTTCCCCGACGCGTCGCAATATTTCGCGCCGCTCATCTATGCGCTGTCGATCATCGCCATCATCTACACCTCCCTCGTCGCCCTGATGCAGGACGACATGAAGAAGCTGATCGCCTATTCATCGGTCGCCCATATGGGCTTCGTCACCATGGGCCTGTTCTCCATGACCGAGCAGGGCATCGAGGGCGCCATGTTCCAGATGGTGAGCCACGGCCTCGTCTCGGGCGCGCTCTTCCTTTGCGTCGGCGTCGTCTACGACCAGACCCATACGCGCGAGATCGCGGCCTATGGCGGGCTGGTGCACAAGATGCCGCTCTATGCTGCGGCCTTCATGGTGTTCACCATGGCCAATGTCGGATTGCCCGGAACCTCGGGCTTCGTCGGCGAGTTCCTGACTTTGGTCGGTACCTTCCGCGCCAATAGCTGGGTCGCCTTCTTCGCGACTTTCGGGGTGATCCTGTCGGCCGCCTATGCGTTGTGGCTCTATCGCAAGATCATCTTCGGCAAGCTCACCAAGCCCGAGCTCGCCAATATGCTCGACCTGTCGCCGCGCGAGATCTGGATCATGGCGCCGCTCGTGGCTCTCGTCATCTTCTACGGCGTGCGCCCCGGCGTGATCCTCGAAGCCTTCTCGGCACCGACCGAGGCTCTCCTGAAATCGACCGGGCTGGCGCTGGGCGCGGTGAAGGCCGCCGCGCTGGCGGTCCAATGA
- a CDS encoding NADH dehydrogenase subunit L produces the protein MYSAIVFLPLFGFIIAGGFGRIIGARGAEVVTTGFLLLGMVLSWIAFFQVGLGHQSFHVDIAPWIISGGLRTDWALRIDTLTAVMLVVVNTVSGLVHLYSIGYMAEDTSRPRFFAFLSLFTFAMLMLVTADNLVQMFFGWEGVGLASYLLIGFWYDRPSANAAAIKAFIVNRVGDFGFALGIFLVFTLFGTVSLSDIFARAPEMAKGSYHFIGFDWPALTLACLLLFMGAMGKSAQFLLHTWLPDAMEGPTPVSALIHAATMVTAGVFMVARLSPLFEQAPAAQTVVLAIGGMTAFFAATVGLVQNDIKRVVAYSTCSQLGYMFVGLGAGAYSVGIFHLFTHAFFKALLFLGAGSVITAMHHEQDMRKMGGLWKSIPFTGWMMVIGTLALTGFPLTAGFYSKDAIIEAAYATDRPGHVFAFLCTTIAALMTSFYSWRLIFMTFFGTPHWAAADGHGAADAHAHADAHGDDDAHEHHGPIVPHESPLVMLVPLAVLALGSLFAGLAFKGVFFGGAAEHFWNNSLIFDEDIVKKIEEVPFWVEHSALVMMLIGGGVAYWFYVANPSLPVRLAARNPILYQFLLNKWYFDEIYEVIFVRPAKAIGRFLWKQGDGRMIDGLGPDGVSARVIDVARGAVRLQSGYLYHYAFAMLIGVAAFITYFMIAGAR, from the coding sequence ATGTATTCAGCGATCGTTTTCCTGCCGCTCTTCGGCTTCATCATCGCCGGCGGCTTCGGCCGTATCATCGGCGCGCGCGGCGCTGAGGTCGTCACCACCGGCTTCCTGTTGCTGGGCATGGTGCTCTCCTGGATCGCCTTCTTCCAGGTCGGTCTCGGCCATCAGTCTTTCCATGTGGACATCGCGCCCTGGATCATCTCGGGCGGGCTCAGGACCGACTGGGCGCTGCGCATCGACACCTTGACGGCCGTGATGCTGGTCGTGGTCAACACCGTCTCCGGGCTCGTGCACCTCTACTCGATCGGCTACATGGCGGAGGATACGTCGCGGCCGCGCTTCTTCGCCTTCCTGTCACTGTTCACCTTCGCCATGCTGATGCTGGTGACGGCCGACAATCTGGTGCAGATGTTCTTCGGCTGGGAAGGGGTCGGCCTCGCCTCCTACCTCTTGATCGGCTTCTGGTACGACCGGCCTTCGGCCAATGCCGCGGCCATCAAGGCGTTCATCGTCAACCGGGTCGGCGATTTCGGCTTCGCGCTCGGCATCTTCCTGGTCTTCACGCTGTTCGGCACCGTTTCCCTCAGCGATATCTTCGCCCGTGCGCCCGAGATGGCCAAGGGCAGCTACCACTTCATCGGCTTCGACTGGCCGGCGCTGACACTCGCCTGCCTGCTGCTGTTCATGGGCGCCATGGGCAAGTCGGCGCAATTCCTGCTGCACACCTGGCTGCCCGACGCCATGGAGGGACCGACGCCGGTCTCGGCCCTCATCCATGCGGCCACCATGGTCACGGCCGGTGTGTTCATGGTGGCGCGCCTCTCGCCCCTCTTCGAGCAGGCGCCGGCCGCGCAAACGGTCGTGCTGGCGATCGGCGGCATGACCGCCTTCTTCGCCGCGACCGTCGGCCTCGTGCAAAACGACATCAAGCGGGTGGTCGCCTATTCGACCTGCTCGCAGCTCGGCTACATGTTCGTCGGCCTCGGCGCCGGCGCCTATTCGGTCGGCATCTTCCACCTCTTCACGCACGCCTTCTTCAAGGCGCTCCTGTTCCTCGGCGCCGGCTCGGTGATCACCGCGATGCACCATGAGCAGGACATGCGGAAGATGGGCGGCTTGTGGAAATCCATTCCCTTCACAGGCTGGATGATGGTGATCGGCACCTTGGCGCTGACCGGCTTTCCGCTGACGGCCGGCTTCTATTCGAAGGACGCCATCATCGAGGCGGCCTACGCGACCGACCGCCCCGGCCATGTCTTCGCCTTCCTGTGCACCACGATCGCCGCGCTCATGACCTCCTTCTATTCATGGCGCCTCATCTTCATGACCTTCTTCGGAACGCCGCATTGGGCAGCCGCGGACGGCCATGGTGCGGCCGATGCCCATGCTCATGCCGACGCGCATGGCGACGACGACGCGCATGAGCACCACGGCCCGATCGTGCCGCATGAGAGCCCGCTGGTGATGCTGGTGCCGCTCGCGGTGCTGGCGCTCGGCTCCCTGTTTGCGGGCCTTGCTTTCAAGGGCGTGTTCTTCGGCGGCGCGGCCGAGCATTTCTGGAACAACTCGCTCATCTTCGACGAGGATATCGTCAAGAAGATCGAGGAGGTGCCTTTCTGGGTCGAGCATTCCGCGCTCGTCATGATGCTGATCGGCGGCGGCGTCGCTTATTGGTTCTATGTGGCGAACCCATCGCTGCCGGTGCGTCTCGCCGCCCGCAACCCTATTCTCTACCAATTCCTCCTCAACAAGTGGTATTTCGACGAGATCTACGAGGTCATCTTCGTGCGTCCGGCGAAGGCCATCGGGCGCTTCCTGTGGAAGCAGGGCGACGGGCGCATGATCGACGGGCTCGGCCCGGACGGCGTGTCGGCACGCGTCATCGACGTTGCCAGAGGGGCGGTGCGGCTGCAGAGCGGCTATCTCTATCACTACGCCTTCGCGATGCTGATCGGGGTTGCCGCCTTCATCACTTATTTCATGATCGCGGGAGCCCGCTGA
- a CDS encoding NADH dehydrogenase subunit K gives MVIGLTHYLSVAAILFTLGVFGIFLNRKNIILIMMCIELILLAVNINLVAFSSFRGDILGQIYALLILTVAAAEAAIGLAILVVYYRNRGTIAVEDVNMMRG, from the coding sequence GTGGTCATCGGCCTCACCCATTATCTCTCGGTTGCCGCCATCCTGTTCACGCTCGGCGTGTTCGGGATCTTCCTCAACCGCAAGAACATCATCCTGATCATGATGTGCATCGAGCTGATCCTGCTCGCCGTGAACATCAACCTCGTGGCCTTCTCGAGCTTCCGGGGCGATATCCTCGGGCAGATCTATGCGCTGCTGATCTTGACGGTCGCGGCCGCGGAAGCCGCGATCGGGCTCGCCATTCTGGTCGTCTACTACCGCAACCGCGGCACCATCGCGGTCGAAGACGTCAACATGATGCGCGGCTGA
- a CDS encoding NADH dehydrogenase subunit J: protein MDLSFAFFYLFSAVMVASAFMVVAARNPVHAVLFLILAFVNAAGLFLLLSAEFLAMILVVVYVGAVAVLFLFVVMMLDVDFAELKQGFLQYLPVGALIGVIFLIELIFIGATVVAGGKIAGAPLAVNAVAVNAQNVSNVKAIGQALYTTYVFYFEAAGLILLVAMVGAIVLTLQRREGVKRQNTLEQNSRTKLTAIEVRKVPFRQGV, encoded by the coding sequence ATGGATCTCTCTTTCGCCTTTTTCTACCTGTTCTCGGCCGTCATGGTGGCGTCGGCCTTCATGGTGGTCGCGGCCCGCAATCCCGTCCATGCGGTGCTGTTCCTGATCCTCGCCTTCGTCAATGCGGCGGGGCTGTTCCTGCTGCTCTCGGCCGAATTCCTGGCGATGATCCTCGTCGTCGTCTATGTCGGCGCGGTCGCCGTCCTCTTCCTCTTCGTGGTGATGATGCTCGACGTCGACTTCGCGGAGCTGAAGCAGGGCTTCCTGCAATATCTGCCGGTCGGAGCCCTGATCGGCGTCATCTTCCTGATCGAGCTGATCTTCATCGGCGCGACGGTCGTGGCCGGCGGCAAGATCGCCGGCGCCCCGCTCGCCGTGAACGCGGTCGCTGTGAACGCCCAGAACGTCTCGAACGTCAAGGCGATCGGCCAGGCGCTCTACACCACCTATGTCTTTTATTTCGAGGCCGCGGGCCTGATCCTCCTCGTCGCCATGGTGGGAGCGATCGTGCTGACCCTGCAGCGGCGCGAAGGCGTCAAGCGCCAGAACACCCTCGAGCAGAACAGCCGCACCAAGCTCACGGCGATCGAGGTGCGCAAGGTGCCTTTCCGGCAAGGCGTATAG
- a CDS encoding NADH dehydrogenase subunit I, producing the protein MSLDHVAKSLFLKEFVSAFFLSMRYFFKPKATLNYPFEKGALSPRFRGEHALRRYPNGEERCIACKLCEAICPAQAITIEAGPRRNDGTRRTTRYDIDMTKCIYCGMCQEACPVDAIVEGPNFEFATETREELFYDKDRLLENGARWEREIARNIALDAPYR; encoded by the coding sequence ATGTCACTCGATCACGTCGCGAAATCCTTGTTCCTCAAGGAATTCGTCTCCGCCTTCTTCCTGTCGATGCGCTATTTCTTCAAGCCGAAGGCGACGCTGAACTACCCCTTCGAGAAGGGAGCGCTGTCGCCGCGCTTCCGGGGCGAGCATGCGCTGCGCCGCTATCCGAACGGGGAAGAGCGCTGCATCGCCTGCAAACTCTGCGAAGCCATCTGCCCCGCCCAGGCGATCACCATCGAGGCCGGGCCGCGCCGCAATGACGGCACAAGGCGCACCACGCGCTACGACATCGACATGACGAAATGCATCTATTGCGGCATGTGCCAGGAGGCCTGCCCGGTGGACGCCATCGTGGAGGGGCCGAATTTCGAGTTCGCGACCGAGACCCGCGAGGAGCTGTTCTACGACAAGGACCGGCTTCTCGAGAACGGCGCGCGCTGGGAGCGCGAGATCGCGCGCAACATCGCCCTGGACGCCCCCTACCGCTAG
- a CDS encoding NADH dehydrogenase subunit H, with translation MPDMLLAILIVVIKSVVLLVLLLVSVAFILLADRKIWAAVQLRRGPNVVGPFGLLQSFADLLKFVFKEPIIPSGSSKGIFLLAPLVTCVLALAGWAVIPVSAGWAIANINVGILYIFAISSLGVYGVIMAGWASNSKYPFLAALRCAAQMVSYEVSIGFVIITVLMCAGSLNLTEIVLAQDGRFGFLSWYWLPLFPMFVIFFISALAETNRPPFDLMEAESELVAGFMVEYSSTPYMMFMLGEYVAVVSMCAMTTILFLGGWLSPIPFAPFTWVPGVIWFVLKVCLVFFMFAMVKAMVPRYRYDQLMRLGWKVFLPISIVMVVVVAAVLQIFGWAPVGV, from the coding sequence ATGCCCGACATGCTGCTCGCCATCCTCATCGTCGTGATCAAGAGCGTCGTCCTGCTCGTGCTGCTGCTCGTCAGCGTCGCCTTCATCCTGCTCGCCGACCGCAAGATCTGGGCGGCGGTGCAATTGCGCCGCGGCCCCAATGTGGTCGGCCCTTTCGGGCTGCTGCAGAGCTTCGCGGATCTGTTGAAATTCGTGTTCAAGGAGCCGATCATCCCGTCGGGCTCCTCGAAGGGCATCTTCCTCCTCGCCCCGCTCGTGACCTGCGTCCTGGCGCTCGCGGGCTGGGCCGTGATCCCGGTCTCGGCCGGCTGGGCGATCGCCAATATCAATGTCGGCATCCTCTACATCTTCGCCATCTCCTCGCTCGGCGTCTACGGCGTGATCATGGCCGGCTGGGCCTCGAACTCGAAATACCCGTTCCTCGCGGCGCTCCGCTGCGCTGCCCAGATGGTGTCCTACGAGGTCTCGATCGGCTTCGTGATCATCACCGTCCTGATGTGCGCGGGCTCGCTCAACCTGACGGAGATCGTCCTGGCGCAGGACGGTCGCTTCGGCTTCCTGAGCTGGTACTGGCTGCCGCTCTTCCCGATGTTCGTGATCTTCTTCATTTCGGCGCTGGCCGAGACCAATCGGCCGCCCTTCGACCTGATGGAAGCCGAATCCGAGCTCGTCGCGGGCTTCATGGTCGAATATTCCTCGACACCCTACATGATGTTCATGCTGGGCGAATATGTCGCCGTGGTCTCGATGTGCGCCATGACGACCATCCTGTTCCTCGGCGGCTGGCTCTCGCCCATCCCCTTCGCCCCGTTCACCTGGGTGCCCGGCGTCATCTGGTTCGTGCTCAAGGTGTGCCTGGTGTTCTTCATGTTCGCCATGGTCAAGGCCATGGTGCCGCGCTATCGTTACGACCAGTTGATGCGGCTCGGCTGGAAGGTGTTCCTGCCGATCTCGATCGTCATGGTCGTCGTCGTCGCGGCAGTCTTGCAGATTTTCGGCTGGGCGCCGGTCGGCGTGTGA
- a CDS encoding NADH dehydrogenase subunit G, whose protein sequence is MTKLIVDGREVDVPAEYTLLQACEAGGAEIPRFCFHERLSIAGNCRMCLIEVKGNPKPQASCAMAVRDLRPGPNGEPPVLNTRTPMVKKAREGVMEFLLINHPLDCPICDQGGECDLQDQAMAYGVDSSRFHENKRAVEDKFLGPLVKTSMNRCIHCTRCVRFITEVAGVADLGAIGRGEDMEITTYLEHAMRSELQANVVDLCPVGALTAKPWAMQYRPWEFTKTESIDVMDGLGSAIRVDSRGREVMRVLPRINEDVNEEWISDKTRHVVDGLRTQRLDRPYLRDAGGKLRPASWQEAFAAIAARLKAARPERIGAIVGELASVEEMFALKLLMDKLGSKNTDAREDSSPLDPKFGRASYLFNATVAGIEEADVILIVGANPRRDAAVLNARIRKRWRMGNVRIGLIGERADLTYPYDYLGAGAQTLAAIAAGEGDIAAALRAAKKPLLILGRQALAGEEGPANLALAAKLAQAFGLVREGWNGFSVLGASASRVGALDIGFVPGEGGLDARAMAKPGALDVLYLLGADEIEIAPNSLGASGAFVIYQGTHGDRGAHRADVILPGAAYTEKSGIYVNLEGRVQMSARAVFPPGDARDDWAILRGLSGAIGQILPFDSLPQLRKALYGAHPHLIELGRIAASDGATALGALAGLKAAPSSAPFPGAEGDYYLSNAIARASNVMAQCSELARAATPIAAE, encoded by the coding sequence ATGACCAAGCTGATCGTCGACGGCCGTGAGGTCGATGTCCCCGCCGAATACACGCTGCTGCAGGCCTGCGAGGCCGGCGGCGCGGAGATCCCGCGCTTTTGCTTCCATGAGCGGCTGTCGATTGCCGGCAATTGCCGGATGTGCCTGATCGAGGTGAAGGGCAACCCGAAGCCCCAGGCCTCCTGCGCCATGGCGGTGCGCGATCTGCGCCCGGGGCCGAACGGCGAGCCGCCGGTCCTCAACACCAGGACGCCGATGGTGAAGAAGGCGCGCGAAGGCGTGATGGAGTTCCTGCTCATCAACCACCCGCTCGATTGTCCGATCTGCGATCAAGGCGGGGAGTGCGACCTGCAGGACCAGGCGATGGCCTATGGCGTCGACTCATCGCGCTTCCACGAGAACAAGCGCGCCGTCGAGGACAAGTTTCTCGGCCCCCTCGTCAAGACCTCGATGAATCGCTGCATCCATTGCACGCGCTGCGTCCGCTTCATCACCGAGGTCGCGGGCGTCGCCGATCTCGGCGCCATCGGGCGCGGCGAGGATATGGAGATCACCACCTATCTCGAGCATGCGATGCGCTCGGAATTGCAGGCCAATGTGGTCGATCTCTGCCCCGTGGGCGCGCTGACCGCGAAGCCCTGGGCGATGCAGTACCGCCCCTGGGAGTTCACCAAGACCGAATCGATCGACGTCATGGATGGCCTAGGCTCCGCGATCCGCGTCGATTCGCGCGGCCGCGAGGTGATGCGCGTCCTGCCGCGCATCAATGAGGACGTGAACGAGGAGTGGATCTCCGACAAGACGCGCCATGTGGTCGACGGCTTGCGGACGCAGCGTCTCGATCGGCCCTATCTGCGCGACGCCGGTGGCAAGCTGCGCCCCGCTTCCTGGCAGGAGGCGTTCGCTGCAATCGCGGCGCGCCTCAAGGCGGCAAGGCCTGAGCGCATCGGTGCCATCGTGGGCGAATTGGCGAGCGTCGAGGAGATGTTCGCCCTCAAGCTTTTGATGGACAAGCTCGGCTCCAAGAATACCGATGCGCGCGAGGACTCCTCGCCCCTCGATCCCAAATTCGGCCGCGCCTCCTATCTGTTCAACGCCACGGTTGCCGGCATCGAGGAGGCGGATGTCATCTTGATCGTCGGCGCCAATCCGCGTCGCGACGCCGCCGTCCTCAATGCGCGCATCCGCAAGCGCTGGCGCATGGGCAATGTCCGCATCGGCCTCATCGGCGAGCGCGCCGATCTGACCTATCCCTATGATTATCTAGGGGCCGGCGCCCAGACGCTCGCCGCTATCGCCGCGGGCGAGGGGGACATCGCCGCAGCCTTGCGCGCCGCGAAGAAGCCGCTCCTCATCCTCGGGCGCCAGGCGCTCGCGGGCGAAGAGGGGCCCGCAAATCTCGCGCTCGCAGCGAAGCTCGCTCAAGCATTCGGCTTGGTGCGCGAAGGCTGGAACGGCTTCTCGGTGCTCGGCGCTTCGGCTTCGCGCGTCGGGGCCCTCGATATCGGTTTCGTCCCGGGGGAGGGCGGGCTCGACGCTCGCGCCATGGCCAAGCCCGGAGCGCTCGACGTCCTCTATCTCCTCGGCGCCGACGAGATCGAAATCGCCCCAAATTCCTTGGGCGCATCCGGCGCCTTCGTGATCTATCAGGGCACGCATGGCGATCGCGGCGCGCATCGCGCGGACGTCATCTTGCCGGGCGCGGCCTACACCGAAAAGTCCGGCATCTATGTGAATCTCGAGGGGCGTGTGCAGATGAGCGCGCGCGCCGTGTTCCCGCCGGGCGATGCGCGCGACGACTGGGCCATCCTGCGCGGCCTCTCCGGCGCCATCGGGCAGATCTTGCCTTTCGATTCGCTGCCCCAACTGCGCAAGGCGCTTTATGGCGCCCATCCGCATCTGATCGAGCTCGGCAGGATCGCGGCAAGCGACGGCGCCACGGCGCTCGGCGCGCTCGCCGGGCTGAAGGCCGCGCCGTCATCCGCGCCCTTCCCGGGCGCCGAGGGCGACTACTATCTCTCCAACGCCATCGCGCGCGCCTCGAACGTCATGGCGCAGTGCTCCGAGCTCGCGCGTGCCGCAACCCCGATCGCGGCGGAGTAG